Genomic segment of Streptomyces sp. SAI-127:
GATGTCTTGGTGCAGCCGGCCCAATGGGCAAGTCCCGTACCAGTGGCCCCTGTCGCCAAACTGGCCGTGCAGCCGGAAGACTTCCCGTTCCTGGACCAGATCCGCGGCCATGACGATGAGCGGGTCAGGACCCGTGCCGCCACGGACCCGGATGGCTTCCCCTGGCATGACGAGGCGTGACGCGAGCGCCGTGGCGGCTGAAAAAGCGCGGCCCCGATATCGTGTCCCGGGGGCCCTGCGCGATCCGGCGCAACAGCCGGGCGGTGTCGGCGTCACGCCCATTCCATGCCGAGTTCTCGTAGTGCGTCGAGCTGTTCCTCGGTGAGCTTGTCCCGCCTGGCACGGGTGTTCGATGTCCATACGCCGAGCTTGATGACCACCGGTTCGGTTTCGCCGTCGACCGTGATCTCTTCAGTGTGTCCGCGCGGTACAGGCCGGTGGGCGCCTTCCCGTTCGACCCACTGGGCGAGGGCTGCCAGGCCGCGTTGGAAGGCCTGCTGCGCCTTGCCCGGGCCCTTCGTCGCACGTGTGGCCGCAGGGGCCGGAGACGGTGTCTGGACGGGCTTGATGCCCAGTTTGGTCAGCCGTTCCTGCTGTTCGGTGGACAGCTGCTTCCAGGTGGCCGGCTGTTTCTGCCGCTTCAGCCACTTGCCGATGTCGTCGCCGTCGAAGAGGACGCCGGGTGCGATGTCGGGCAGGACGCCGCCGGGTTCGTCGGCGGCGAGGTCGGCGAGGACGCGGTGGTGGCGTTGCCAGTCCAGTGGCCATGGGCAGTTCCAGTCCGGGTCGATCGCCGCCAGCTGCTGTGCGCGATGCGCGGCCCGCTCCGGGTCCTTGCCAAGGCCGCCCTTGCGGCGGAGGTTGGCGATGTGCTGTCCGACCGGCACCATTGCCTCGCCCTCGCCCTCGCCCCAGACAGCGTCCTGCCTCGGGGCGAGGTGCCCGGTGGCCTGCCGGTAGGAGCGCAGCGCGGCGAGTTTGTTCTCCCAGGCTTCTTCGCCGGGCTCCCAGACCATTCCGGCCTCGGGGGCGTCCAGCAGCTCTTTGCGTCGCGGCTCCAGTTCCCCGGCCCGCAGGGCCTTGCGCTGCTGGTGGACCCATCGCCCCAGGGGAAAGTCTTTCGTGACGCCGACTTGGGTCTCGGTGTCGTAGGGGATGGCGTAGAGGCCGGTGATGTGGTGCTTTTTCCGCCAGTGGATGAGGGCTTGGTAGCCCTCAAGCCACACGAGGGATTCGGGCCGGTAGACCCGGGTGCGCAGGAAGGCCGCGATGGTGGCGGCGTCGCGCGGTGTGGAGAAGTGCAGCAGGGCCGCTTCGGCTGCGGCGTCGGTGCCGTCCTGCTCCTGGTCCTCGCCGTCGCCGCCGGCTCCGATGATCTGGCCGTCTTCATCGCGCCGGACGTGGACCTTGCGTTTCCCGCTGGTGAGGGCGCGGGAGGCGAGCTGCTCGACGAGTCGTTCATCATGACTGCGGAGTCCTTGGAGGACGGCTACAAGGGGGCGGAAACTGGCGGAGGCGACCATGTCGGTGGGGTCTTCGCCGGGCTCGAGGAAGACGGGCACGATGATGCGCGCGACCTTCGTGGTGCCGTCGCGGTTCAGCCGGAGTGCGCGGCCGATGTTTTGCACGATCTCGACCTGTGAGCCGCGGGTGTCGGCGAAGCAGATGGC
This window contains:
- a CDS encoding DEAD/DEAH box helicase, yielding MRGLFQLRGHQVDQKNQFRKWVGFSARSSVPRQGARGTIVSATGSGKTITAAACALECFPGGRILVTVPTLDLLVQTAQAWRAVGHRSPMIAVCSLENDPVLNSLGVRTTTNPIQLALWARSGPVVVFATYASLVDREDFEEPMGQGRVRGPLEAALAGGERLYGQRMDGFSLAIVDEAHGTAGDLGRPWAAIHDNQRIPADFRLYLTATPRILAAPQPQKGADGQEVEIASMGQDSDTYGPWLAELGLSEAIERGILAGFEIDVLEIRDPSPALGESQEAQRGRRLALLQTALLEHAAAWNLRTVMTFHQKVEEAAAFAEKMPETAAELYARDASDDDLAAADQLPASSIDAEFYELEAGRHVPPDRVWSAWLCGDHLVSERREVLRQFAGGIGAAGRRVHRAFLASCRVLGEGVDITGERGVEAICFADTRGSQVEIVQNIGRALRLNRDGTTKVARIIVPVFLEPGEDPTDMVASASFRPLVAVLQGLRSHDERLVEQLASRALTSGKRKVHVRRDEDGQIIGAGGDGEDQEQDGTDAAAEAALLHFSTPRDAATIAAFLRTRVYRPESLVWLEGYQALIHWRKKHHITGLYAIPYDTETQVGVTKDFPLGRWVHQQRKALRAGELEPRRKELLDAPEAGMVWEPGEEAWENKLAALRSYRQATGHLAPRQDAVWGEGEGEAMVPVGQHIANLRRKGGLGKDPERAAHRAQQLAAIDPDWNCPWPLDWQRHHRVLADLAADEPGGVLPDIAPGVLFDGDDIGKWLKRQKQPATWKQLSTEQQERLTKLGIKPVQTPSPAPAATRATKGPGKAQQAFQRGLAALAQWVEREGAHRPVPRGHTEEITVDGETEPVVIKLGVWTSNTRARRDKLTEEQLDALRELGMEWA